One Streptomyces sp. NBC_00554 DNA segment encodes these proteins:
- a CDS encoding lactonase family protein has product MSDHPQVPPAVRPRSTTGLPSRRTVLGATLASAVGGVPLLAAAPAEAAPNATADLLHIGTWGVGQVHAIRFDPARATMTPVGPVAQVTSNWMVAHPTRAILYVAGGEPGGIIRVFHVDTASGALEQFGEIETESTPVGGLSYMGVDVHSQTLLAADFPAGTAVSVPIGGDGGLGAVASRVQDTGSGPHPRQQGPHAHHVVTDPSGRFALVADFGADRVFVYRFDRAARELSAGTPDGPRTYATAPGSGPRRLAFHPSGRTVYLLNELTADIQTLHWNPEDGALTHLQSLPTDAPGHTGTTSAAELAISRDGRFLYTSNRGENTLLVLSADRRTGLLTQVQRISCGGLTPWSFSLHPSGSWLFVANQARNTVNLFAVDPRSGQLTDTGASVPVPKPDCVTFTRC; this is encoded by the coding sequence ATGAGTGACCACCCGCAGGTTCCGCCGGCCGTCCGGCCCCGCTCGACGACCGGCCTGCCGTCCCGCAGAACGGTGCTGGGTGCCACGTTGGCGTCTGCTGTGGGAGGTGTGCCGCTGCTTGCCGCCGCACCGGCCGAGGCCGCGCCGAACGCGACGGCCGACCTCCTCCACATCGGTACCTGGGGCGTCGGTCAGGTGCACGCGATCCGGTTCGACCCCGCCCGCGCGACCATGACGCCGGTCGGGCCGGTCGCGCAGGTCACCTCGAACTGGATGGTCGCCCACCCGACGCGGGCGATCCTGTACGTGGCCGGCGGCGAACCGGGCGGGATCATCCGTGTCTTCCACGTCGACACCGCCTCCGGCGCGCTTGAGCAGTTCGGGGAGATCGAGACGGAGAGCACACCGGTGGGCGGTCTGTCGTACATGGGAGTGGACGTCCACTCGCAAACGCTCCTGGCCGCGGACTTCCCGGCCGGCACCGCCGTATCCGTCCCGATCGGCGGGGACGGCGGACTCGGCGCCGTGGCGTCCCGGGTGCAGGACACCGGTTCCGGACCCCACCCACGGCAGCAGGGTCCGCACGCCCACCACGTGGTCACCGACCCGAGCGGCAGGTTCGCGCTGGTCGCGGACTTCGGTGCCGACCGGGTCTTCGTCTACCGCTTCGACCGGGCCGCGCGCGAGCTGTCCGCCGGTACGCCGGACGGCCCGCGCACCTACGCGACGGCGCCGGGATCGGGGCCACGGCGTCTGGCCTTCCACCCGAGCGGCAGAACCGTCTACCTGCTGAACGAGCTGACCGCGGACATCCAGACCCTGCACTGGAACCCCGAGGACGGCGCGCTGACCCACCTTCAGAGCCTGCCGACCGACGCACCCGGACACACCGGCACCACGAGCGCCGCCGAACTGGCCATCAGCCGCGACGGCCGCTTCCTCTACACCTCCAACCGCGGCGAGAACACCCTGCTCGTCTTGTCGGCGGACCGAAGGACCGGCCTGCTCACCCAGGTACAGCGCATCTCCTGCGGGGGACTCACGCCCTGGAGCTTCTCCCTTCATCCCAGCGGGAGTTGGCTGTTCGTCGCGAACCAGGCGAGAAACACGGTGAACCTCTTCGCCGTCGACCCGCGGTCCGGACAACTGACGGACACCGGCGCGTCCGTACCCGTACCGAAACCCGACTGCGTCACCTTCACCCGGTGCTGA
- a CDS encoding SpoIIE family protein phosphatase yields the protein MDVTADSLIARAAHHELTRSADRLIADVERCLRSEVPELWEDPGMARLTSENIAEHVLGALTGLEHGVDPSRIDPPAADVERARRLARHGIPVTVMLRGYRLAQGIALDRLLEVLSRLTSDPELISAATRKLVATTTGYVDRASEQGVIAYQEERDRRLRWRLSMVNEAGLRIGTTLDIARTTQELADLATEYFADLAIVDLLDSALHGPANPVERQLVLRRLALRSVTDDHPEPTITPQQLHTYPDGSPPDRALTTGRPERHHPDGSRTAEPPPVHSTLVVPLRARGTTLGVAQFSRHRNPDRYDDEDLLLAQEIAARAAIAVDNARRYTHARTTALSLQRSLLPSRTPPQSTVEVACRYLPAGAQTGVGGDWYDVIPLSGARVALVVGDVVGHGVHAAATMGRLRTAVRTLADIDLPPDELLTHLDDVVIRLSAEASMDPDTVTEATDVGATCLYAVYDPVSSCCTLARAGHVPPVLVPRDGTADILDLPPGPPLGLGGLPFEAAEVELPEGSLLALYTDGLIEARDHDIETGLALLRRALDQPAPSLEASCDKVLETLLPSRPDDDVALLLARPHARGDLQVASWDLEFDPAAVSRARSSVSEQLSTWGLEDLGFTAELVVSELVTNAVRYGRPPIRLRLIHDRTLLCEVSDDSSTTPHQRRARVYDEGGRGLLLVAQLAERWGTRHARHGKTVWAELSESAGVPAFAAL from the coding sequence GTGGACGTCACCGCGGACAGCCTCATCGCCCGTGCCGCGCATCATGAGCTCACCCGGAGCGCGGACAGGCTGATCGCCGACGTGGAGAGGTGCCTGCGGAGCGAAGTCCCGGAACTGTGGGAAGACCCGGGAATGGCCCGACTGACCTCGGAGAACATCGCGGAGCACGTTCTCGGCGCGCTGACCGGCCTCGAGCACGGCGTCGACCCGAGCCGGATCGATCCGCCCGCCGCCGATGTCGAACGCGCCCGTCGGCTGGCCCGCCACGGGATACCCGTCACGGTCATGCTGCGGGGCTACCGGCTTGCGCAGGGCATCGCCCTCGACCGGCTGCTCGAAGTACTGTCCCGGCTGACCAGCGACCCCGAGCTGATCAGCGCGGCCACACGCAAACTGGTCGCGACGACGACCGGATACGTGGACCGCGCGTCCGAGCAGGGCGTCATCGCGTACCAGGAGGAGCGGGACCGCCGACTGCGGTGGCGGCTGTCGATGGTGAACGAGGCCGGGCTGCGCATCGGCACCACCCTGGACATCGCCCGCACCACCCAGGAACTGGCGGACCTGGCCACCGAGTACTTCGCCGACCTCGCCATCGTCGACCTGCTCGACTCCGCGCTCCACGGACCCGCAAACCCGGTGGAGAGACAGCTCGTACTGCGCAGACTCGCCCTGCGATCAGTGACGGACGACCACCCGGAACCGACGATCACGCCACAGCAGCTCCACACCTACCCGGACGGCTCACCGCCCGACCGCGCCCTGACCACCGGCCGGCCCGAACGCCACCACCCCGACGGGAGCCGCACGGCGGAGCCACCGCCGGTCCACTCGACGCTGGTGGTGCCCCTGCGTGCACGCGGCACCACGCTCGGCGTCGCCCAGTTCTCCCGCCACCGCAACCCCGACCGCTACGACGACGAGGACCTGCTCCTGGCCCAGGAGATCGCCGCCAGGGCGGCCATAGCGGTCGACAACGCCCGCCGCTACACACACGCCCGCACCACCGCCCTCAGCCTCCAGCGCAGCCTGCTCCCGTCTCGTACGCCACCGCAGTCCACCGTGGAAGTCGCCTGCCGCTACCTGCCCGCCGGCGCCCAGACCGGCGTGGGCGGCGACTGGTACGACGTCATCCCGCTGTCCGGCGCCCGCGTCGCCCTCGTGGTGGGCGACGTCGTCGGCCACGGCGTCCACGCCGCCGCGACCATGGGCCGGCTGCGGACGGCCGTACGCACCCTGGCCGACATCGACCTGCCGCCCGACGAGCTCCTCACACACCTCGACGACGTCGTCATCCGCCTGTCCGCCGAAGCGTCCATGGACCCGGACACCGTCACAGAGGCAACGGACGTGGGCGCCACCTGCCTGTACGCGGTCTACGACCCGGTGAGCAGTTGCTGCACCCTCGCGCGCGCAGGCCATGTGCCGCCCGTCCTGGTGCCCCGGGACGGCACCGCCGACATCCTCGACCTGCCCCCGGGGCCGCCGCTGGGCCTGGGCGGGCTGCCGTTCGAAGCGGCGGAGGTCGAACTCCCCGAAGGCAGCCTCCTCGCCCTCTACACCGACGGTCTGATCGAAGCCCGCGACCACGACATCGAGACGGGCCTCGCCCTGCTCCGCCGGGCCCTCGACCAGCCCGCCCCCTCTCTGGAGGCGTCCTGCGACAAGGTGCTCGAAACCCTGCTGCCGAGTCGCCCGGACGACGATGTCGCCCTGCTCCTGGCCCGCCCCCATGCCCGTGGCGACCTCCAGGTCGCCAGCTGGGACCTGGAGTTCGACCCTGCCGCAGTCTCGCGTGCCCGATCGAGCGTCTCCGAGCAGTTGAGTACCTGGGGCCTGGAGGACCTGGGCTTCACCGCCGAGCTGGTGGTCAGCGAGCTGGTCACCAACGCCGTCCGCTACGGCCGACCCCCCATCCGGCTGCGCCTGATCCACGACCGCACCCTCCTGTGCGAGGTCTCCGACGACAGCAGCACCACCCCGCACCAACGCCGCGCCCGCGTCTACGACGAGGGCGGCCGCGGCCTGCTCCTGGTCGCCCAACTCGCCGAGCGCTGGGGCACACGCCACGCCCGGCACGGCAAGACGGTCTGGGCGGAGCTGAGCGAGTCCGCCGGGGTTCCGGCATTTGCCGCTCTGTAG
- a CDS encoding MFS transporter translates to MPLFANTPAEKMTGPYPRRWWALLVLCLSLLIVVMANTSLIVAAPDMTTDLGLSSSDLQWVVDGYTVPYAALMLVLGSIGDKYSRRGALILGLLIFAGGAVMGGLVDETILVITARAIMGVGAAVVMPATLSLLVAMFPRGERAKAITAWSATSGLAIAVGPLAAGWLLEDRAWGSTFLMNVPLALVGVVGALLLVPPSKADKMGRIDYVGGLLSIVTVGSLVYATIEGPHFGWGVGPITAVVVAAVGLPAFVAWELRHPHPMLNVRKFKERPFSGSMLAVLFFFFGTFGSIYYSTQFLQFVLGYNALETGVRLLPLAGAVFVGAAVTGRLGPKLGVKLVVGTGMVIGTAGVFLLTQIESGSTYTDFLAPLLMLGFAIGLSLSPATDTIMGSFPESELGVGGGANDTALELGGSLGIAILGSLLATSYKDKLTGLVGGHLPGAATDTATDSVGGGLAVAEQVAKNPDGGPQQAQILVDAVHESFAHAIAHTSLIGGIIMAAGTVVVLLVLPGGRTAGKHGQEEPVEPEAGRDEEYVDSVQ, encoded by the coding sequence ATGCCGCTCTTTGCCAACACACCCGCCGAGAAGATGACGGGGCCCTACCCGCGGCGCTGGTGGGCTCTGCTGGTGCTGTGCCTGAGCCTGCTGATCGTGGTCATGGCGAACACGTCACTGATCGTGGCCGCGCCGGACATGACCACGGACCTGGGCCTCAGCAGCAGTGACCTGCAGTGGGTCGTCGACGGCTACACCGTCCCGTACGCCGCACTGATGCTCGTACTGGGCTCGATCGGCGACAAGTACAGCCGTCGCGGTGCGCTGATCCTGGGCCTGCTGATCTTCGCGGGGGGTGCGGTGATGGGCGGCCTGGTCGACGAGACCATCCTCGTCATCACCGCCCGCGCGATCATGGGGGTGGGCGCCGCCGTCGTCATGCCGGCGACCTTGTCGCTGCTGGTCGCGATGTTCCCGAGGGGGGAGCGGGCCAAGGCGATCACCGCCTGGAGCGCCACCTCCGGCCTAGCCATCGCCGTCGGCCCGCTGGCCGCCGGCTGGCTGCTCGAGGACCGCGCCTGGGGCTCCACCTTCCTGATGAACGTACCCCTCGCGCTCGTCGGCGTCGTCGGCGCACTCCTCCTCGTGCCGCCGTCGAAGGCGGACAAGATGGGCAGGATCGACTACGTCGGCGGTCTGCTCTCGATCGTCACCGTCGGCAGCCTGGTCTACGCGACCATCGAGGGCCCGCACTTCGGCTGGGGCGTCGGCCCGATCACCGCGGTCGTGGTCGCCGCCGTCGGACTGCCCGCCTTCGTCGCCTGGGAGTTGCGGCACCCGCACCCCATGCTCAACGTGCGCAAGTTCAAGGAGCGCCCCTTCAGCGGCTCCATGCTCGCGGTGCTGTTCTTCTTCTTCGGCACCTTCGGCTCGATCTACTACTCCACCCAGTTCCTGCAGTTCGTCCTCGGCTACAACGCGCTGGAGACCGGCGTACGACTGCTGCCGCTGGCCGGAGCCGTGTTCGTCGGCGCCGCGGTGACCGGGCGACTGGGCCCGAAGCTCGGCGTGAAGCTGGTGGTGGGCACCGGCATGGTGATCGGCACCGCGGGAGTCTTCCTGCTCACGCAGATCGAGTCGGGCTCGACGTACACCGACTTCCTGGCGCCGCTGCTGATGCTCGGCTTCGCCATCGGCCTGAGCCTGTCCCCGGCCACCGACACCATCATGGGTTCCTTCCCCGAGTCGGAACTGGGCGTCGGCGGCGGCGCCAACGACACCGCGCTGGAACTCGGCGGCTCCCTGGGCATCGCCATCCTCGGCTCGCTCCTCGCCACCTCCTACAAGGACAAGCTGACCGGCCTGGTCGGCGGCCACCTCCCGGGCGCGGCGACGGACACCGCCACGGACTCGGTGGGCGGCGGCCTCGCGGTCGCCGAGCAGGTCGCGAAGAACCCCGACGGCGGACCCCAGCAGGCCCAGATCCTGGTCGACGCGGTGCACGAGTCCTTCGCCCACGCCATCGCCCACACCAGCCTCATCGGCGGCATCATCATGGCCGCCGGAACCGTCGTCGTCCTGTTGGTCCTGCCCGGCGGCAGGACCGCCGGCAAGCACGGCCAGGAGGAGCCGGTGGAGCCGGAGGCCGGCCGGGACGAGGAGTACGTCGACTCGGTCCAGTGA
- a CDS encoding TetR/AcrR family transcriptional regulator, which produces MTSPHVTGGGRRQTQLTRARILEAARQELGRDPDSSLGDIAEAAGVVRRTVYDHFAGRSALIEGLVAEAAEALRHALAAMPHPAPDAVTAMTRFVAALWPVGDRYRTLLRLAPQDLCAERVDEVLAPARDMAASIIAQGQRQGVFRTNVPPEPLSRALEGLLLALLECVNAGTWSDDGTRAATAALIAVGTDGDLALAQLRESSRPERTT; this is translated from the coding sequence ATGACCAGCCCTCACGTCACAGGCGGCGGGCGGCGCCAGACACAGCTCACCCGGGCGCGCATCCTGGAAGCGGCACGGCAGGAACTCGGCCGTGATCCCGACAGCAGCCTCGGGGACATCGCCGAGGCCGCCGGCGTGGTGCGCCGCACCGTCTACGACCACTTCGCCGGTCGGTCCGCGCTGATCGAAGGCCTTGTCGCGGAAGCCGCGGAGGCACTGCGACACGCGTTGGCGGCCATGCCGCACCCCGCCCCTGACGCCGTCACCGCGATGACACGCTTCGTCGCGGCCCTGTGGCCCGTCGGCGACCGGTATCGCACGCTGCTGAGACTCGCGCCCCAGGACCTGTGCGCGGAACGGGTGGACGAAGTCCTCGCCCCCGCCCGCGACATGGCGGCGTCGATCATCGCCCAGGGCCAGCGGCAGGGCGTCTTCCGGACCAACGTCCCGCCCGAGCCGCTCAGTCGGGCGCTCGAAGGGCTCCTGCTGGCGCTCCTGGAGTGTGTGAACGCCGGCACCTGGAGCGACGACGGCACGCGCGCCGCGACCGCCGCCCTGATCGCGGTGGGGACGGACGGCGATCTCGCCCTCGCGCAGCTCCGCGAGTCCAGCCGCCCTGAGCGCACCACCTAG
- a CDS encoding DUF2993 domain-containing protein: MYQSQHDEEPMGEPYYGDGALYVGSPTPRRRRRILAVASLAALLVGAVVVDRVAAARAESRTAEAFQEGMGTPERPSVHVSGFPVLTQLARGNLRHVDITAHDIPARGTTRLLPVTQLTVGIDGLKTSENADEAHARSVEATAFLSYEDVSEALGLDVSQGDEPGRVEATVGLPLAGDVTVSAAVSVADGNRIAFSDFRIAEGELIPPVKALLDKALEEPVPLRGIPEGLHLRSVTTTAKGINAHFTGKSVTFRPSSTSA; encoded by the coding sequence ATGTACCAGTCCCAGCATGACGAGGAGCCCATGGGCGAGCCGTACTACGGAGACGGCGCCCTGTATGTGGGCTCCCCGACCCCGAGGAGGCGGCGCAGGATCCTCGCCGTCGCGTCCCTGGCCGCGTTGCTGGTCGGGGCTGTCGTCGTCGACCGAGTTGCCGCGGCCCGTGCCGAGAGCCGTACGGCCGAGGCGTTCCAGGAAGGCATGGGGACGCCGGAGCGGCCTTCGGTGCACGTCAGCGGATTCCCCGTACTGACGCAACTGGCCCGGGGGAACCTGCGGCACGTCGACATCACCGCGCATGACATACCGGCCCGCGGAACGACGCGGCTCCTGCCGGTGACGCAACTGACAGTCGGCATCGACGGTTTGAAGACCTCGGAGAACGCCGACGAAGCCCATGCGCGCAGTGTCGAGGCGACCGCCTTCCTGTCGTACGAGGACGTGTCGGAGGCGCTCGGCCTGGACGTCTCGCAGGGCGACGAGCCGGGCCGGGTCGAAGCGACGGTCGGCCTGCCGCTCGCCGGTGACGTGACCGTGAGCGCGGCGGTATCGGTGGCCGACGGCAACCGCATCGCCTTCTCGGACTTTCGCATCGCCGAGGGCGAGTTGATCCCTCCCGTGAAGGCGCTGCTCGACAAGGCCCTGGAAGAGCCCGTCCCTCTCCGGGGCATCCCCGAGGGCCTGCACCTGAGGTCGGTCACCACCACAGCGAAGGGGATCAACGCCCACTTCACCGGCAAGTCGGTCACCTTCCGCCCGAGTTCGACGTCCGCGTGA
- a CDS encoding TetR/AcrR family transcriptional regulator, with the protein MSKPVVREPQRRNSRSNRARILATARQELGRNPDVTLEEIARAAGVVRRTLFGHFPGRAALLEALAEEASEALRGTLVRRPDAEETPQRALARFVLSIWPVGDRYRLLLALARQDLGTERVSEILAPARNEATAILERGQRAGVFHGHLPAAVLSAALEALNLSLLESVNTGTWEDDGTRTAVATLVAAGVSEQTATMTVEGVAADMRAEGSHG; encoded by the coding sequence GTGTCCAAGCCTGTCGTCCGCGAACCGCAGCGACGCAACTCGCGTTCCAACCGGGCCCGCATCCTCGCCACCGCCCGGCAGGAGCTCGGCCGGAACCCCGACGTGACCCTGGAGGAGATCGCGCGGGCCGCCGGCGTGGTCCGCCGTACGCTCTTCGGGCACTTCCCGGGGCGCGCGGCCTTGCTGGAAGCGCTCGCCGAGGAGGCGTCCGAGGCCCTGCGCGGCACCTTGGTCCGGAGGCCCGACGCGGAGGAGACACCCCAGCGCGCCCTGGCCCGGTTCGTCCTGTCGATCTGGCCCGTCGGCGACCGTTACCGGCTGCTCCTCGCCCTCGCCCGCCAGGACCTGGGCACGGAACGGGTGTCCGAGATCCTCGCCCCGGCCCGCAACGAGGCCACCGCCATCCTCGAACGGGGGCAGCGTGCAGGCGTGTTCCACGGCCACCTGCCCGCAGCCGTGCTGAGCGCCGCCCTGGAAGCCCTGAACCTCTCCCTGTTGGAGAGCGTCAACACGGGGACGTGGGAGGACGACGGGACGCGCACCGCGGTGGCCACCCTGGTCGCGGCGGGCGTGTCCGAGCAGACGGCGACCATGACCGTCGAGGGTGTGGCGGCGGACATGCGGGCCGAAGGCTCCCACGGCTGA
- a CDS encoding TetR/AcrR family transcriptional regulator has product MPTSAPPSNRFERRRAETRQALVRAARRILAETGDTSASIQVIAERADVGFGSFYNHFESKTELFDAAVRDALEELGQTFDEHLRGIDDPAELVAAGFRLGARLADSQPELMQILRHRGLGHIHSDSGLASRAMRDLEVGIASGRFTIADPTVALTALGGSLLALVELRFARPELDGDETASNLAEMLLRMLGVPPEDAHDVARRPLPDLG; this is encoded by the coding sequence ATGCCGACGTCAGCCCCGCCCAGCAACCGCTTCGAACGGCGTCGCGCCGAGACCCGCCAGGCGCTCGTCCGCGCGGCCCGGCGGATACTCGCCGAGACCGGGGACACCAGCGCCAGCATCCAGGTGATCGCGGAGCGCGCGGACGTCGGCTTCGGCTCCTTCTACAACCACTTCGAGTCGAAGACGGAACTGTTCGACGCGGCCGTGCGGGACGCCCTCGAGGAACTCGGCCAGACCTTCGACGAGCACCTGCGGGGCATCGACGACCCGGCGGAGCTCGTCGCGGCGGGCTTCCGCCTCGGCGCGCGCCTGGCCGACTCCCAGCCCGAGCTGATGCAGATCCTGCGCCACCGCGGCCTCGGTCACATCCACTCCGACTCGGGCCTGGCTTCGCGTGCCATGCGTGACCTGGAGGTCGGCATCGCCTCCGGCCGTTTCACCATCGCCGATCCGACCGTCGCGCTGACCGCCTTGGGCGGCTCCCTGCTGGCGCTGGTTGAACTGCGGTTCGCCCGGCCGGAACTCGACGGTGACGAGACCGCGTCGAACCTCGCCGAGATGCTGCTGCGCATGCTGGGCGTCCCGCCGGAGGACGCCCACGACGTCGCCCGGCGCCCGCTGCCCGACCTCGGCTGA
- a CDS encoding VOC family protein has protein sequence MSETRVNAVGVTDVRTAHQDLHSAQGALRGEHPGRSRNPVIKVADLAWLEFEKPDLDRAEVFGRDFGFAIAARTESELWLRGSFAGSPCMVIRKGRASRFIGPVFRAAERADLDRLARATGTDVRDADVPGGGRAVNLLDPSGFPVRVVHCGEELPALPEQRPLLLNFGTDHRRRNATQRPPREPSRIQRLGHVVLETRVFARALDWYLDTLGMIVSDFLFLDGQRDRGPTMAFVRCDRGGAEVDHHTLAMHLGPGNGYVHSAYQVTDLDSLATGGEYLNERGYKRSWGIGRHIQGSQLFDYWRDPDRFMLEHFADGDLFSCDLEPGWAPMSTSGLAQWGPPATRDFLGASPSPARVRDVIQALRGDNEMDPARLLGLLKAANS, from the coding sequence ATGTCCGAAACCCGCGTCAACGCGGTCGGCGTCACGGACGTCAGGACGGCCCACCAGGACCTCCACAGCGCGCAGGGTGCCCTGCGCGGAGAGCATCCAGGACGTTCGCGGAATCCAGTGATCAAGGTGGCCGACCTGGCCTGGCTGGAGTTCGAGAAGCCCGACCTGGACCGCGCCGAGGTCTTCGGGCGGGACTTCGGGTTCGCGATCGCCGCCCGGACCGAGTCCGAGCTGTGGCTGCGCGGCAGCTTCGCCGGCTCACCGTGCATGGTGATCCGCAAGGGGCGCGCTAGCCGCTTCATCGGCCCCGTGTTCCGCGCGGCCGAGCGGGCCGACCTGGACCGGCTCGCCCGGGCGACGGGGACGGACGTACGCGACGCGGACGTCCCGGGCGGCGGCCGTGCCGTGAACCTGCTCGACCCCTCGGGCTTCCCCGTACGCGTCGTGCACTGTGGCGAGGAACTGCCTGCGCTGCCCGAACAGCGGCCGCTGCTGCTCAATTTCGGCACCGATCACCGTCGCAGGAATGCCACGCAGCGCCCGCCGCGTGAACCGTCCCGTATCCAGCGCCTGGGGCATGTGGTGCTGGAGACGCGGGTGTTCGCCCGGGCCCTGGACTGGTATCTGGACACGCTGGGCATGATCGTGTCCGACTTCCTGTTCCTGGACGGGCAGCGTGACCGTGGTCCGACCATGGCGTTCGTCCGCTGCGACCGGGGCGGTGCGGAGGTCGACCATCACACGCTGGCCATGCATCTGGGGCCGGGCAACGGCTATGTGCACTCCGCCTACCAGGTCACCGACCTGGACTCGCTCGCCACCGGCGGCGAGTACCTGAACGAACGTGGCTACAAGCGCAGTTGGGGCATCGGGCGGCACATCCAGGGCAGCCAGCTCTTCGACTACTGGCGCGACCCCGACCGCTTCATGCTGGAGCACTTCGCCGACGGCGACCTGTTCTCCTGCGACCTGGAGCCCGGCTGGGCACCCATGTCGACCAGCGGCCTCGCCCAGTGGGGCCCGCCGGCCACCCGCGACTTCCTCGGCGCCAGTCCCTCCCCCGCCCGGGTCCGCGATGTCATCCAGGCCCTGCGCGGCGACAACGAAATGGACCCGGCGCGCCTCCTTGGCCTGCTCAAGGCCGCGAACTCCTGA
- a CDS encoding fumarylacetoacetate hydrolase family protein, producing the protein MSTNVLRTADGWWVVRDARAVRIDTKAVTTAELLADRDAVRETALSGETGTPVADLVALSPVTTPCRVVAQMVNYRSHARDSGFTGDIPPAFFRKASGSVSGPDEAIVRPSHVKFLDYEAELGLVMGAPLPVGTVVEERDLPSYVAGLVITNDVSARDVQLTKTQFYESKSYPTFTPTGPYLALLEPEDFAHLLDLRLKLNVNGDLRQDRTLADMIVRPAQALTLLARFQTLDPGDLLLTGTPGGTALKAPPKPVEKLGALLPPALKWKAFFKTQAKNPHYLHHGDQVTVTIATGDGRIDLGEQRTPVTDAD; encoded by the coding sequence ATGAGCACCAACGTCCTGCGTACCGCCGATGGCTGGTGGGTGGTGCGCGACGCGCGCGCTGTCCGTATCGACACCAAGGCCGTCACCACCGCCGAGCTGCTGGCCGACCGCGACGCCGTCCGGGAGACCGCCCTCTCTGGCGAGACGGGCACACCCGTGGCCGACCTGGTGGCACTCTCCCCGGTCACCACCCCTTGCCGGGTGGTCGCCCAGATGGTCAACTACCGCAGCCACGCCCGCGATTCGGGCTTCACCGGCGACATCCCGCCCGCCTTCTTCCGCAAGGCGTCCGGATCGGTGAGCGGCCCGGACGAGGCGATCGTCCGGCCGTCGCATGTGAAGTTCCTCGACTACGAGGCCGAGTTGGGCTTGGTGATGGGCGCGCCGCTGCCTGTGGGCACCGTGGTCGAGGAGCGGGACCTGCCCTCGTACGTCGCCGGGCTCGTGATCACCAATGACGTCAGCGCCCGGGACGTACAGCTCACCAAGACGCAGTTCTACGAGAGCAAGTCGTACCCCACCTTCACGCCGACCGGGCCCTACCTGGCGCTGCTTGAGCCGGAGGACTTCGCCCATCTCCTGGATCTGCGGCTGAAGTTGAACGTCAACGGGGATCTGCGTCAGGACCGCACCCTCGCCGACATGATCGTCCGACCGGCGCAGGCACTGACCCTGCTTGCCCGGTTCCAGACCCTCGATCCCGGCGATCTGCTGCTGACCGGCACCCCCGGCGGCACGGCGCTGAAGGCTCCGCCCAAGCCGGTCGAGAAGCTCGGGGCGCTGCTGCCGCCCGCGCTGAAGTGGAAGGCGTTCTTCAAGACCCAGGCCAAGAACCCGCACTACCTGCACCACGGAGACCAGGTGACCGTGACCATCGCCACCGGGGACGGGCGCATCGACCTCGGCGAGCAGCGCACCCCCGTGACCGACGCCGACTGA